The Primulina tabacum isolate GXHZ01 chromosome 7, ASM2559414v2, whole genome shotgun sequence genome includes a window with the following:
- the LOC142551178 gene encoding chaperonin CPN60-2, mitochondrial-like, translating into MYRFAANLASNARVARSSRQQFGDRVGWIRNYAAKDIRFGVDARSLMLKGVEDLADAVQVTMGPKGRNVVIEQSWGAPKVTKDGVTVAKSIEFKDKVKNIGASLVKQVANATNEVAGDGTTCATVLTRAIFAEGCKSVAAGMNAMDLRRGISMAVDAVVTNLKSRARMISTSEEIAQVGTISANGEREIGELIAKAMEKVGKEGVITIQDGKTLFNELEVVEGMKLDRGYISPYFITNQKNQKCEMDDALILIHEKKISSLNGIVKVLELALKRQRPLLIVAEDVESEALATLILNKIRAGLKVCAIKAPGFGENRKSGLQDLAVLTGGQVLTEELGLYLDEVNLDMLGSCKKVSISKDDTVILDGAGEKKFIEERSEQIRSAIELSTSDYDKEKLQERLAKLSGGVAVLKIGGASEAEVSEKKDRVTDALNATKAAVEEGIVPGGGVALLYASKELDKLSTANFDQKIGVQIIQNALKMPVHIIAKNAGVEGAVVVGKLLEQDNPDLGYDAAKGEYVDMVKAGVIDPLKVIRTALVDAASVSSLMTTTEAIIVEQPTEEKPSPAMGGGMGGMGGMDY; encoded by the exons ATGTATCGTTTCGCAGCAAATCTAGCATCCAATGCCAG GGTGGCAAGAAGCAGCAGGCAGCAG TTTGGAGACAGAGTAGGTTGGATCAGAAACTATGCCGCAAAAGACATTAGATTTGGAGTGGACGCGAGGTCTCTTATGCTTAAAGGTGTAGAAGATCTCGCCGATGCAGTTCAAGTCACGATGGGACCGAAG GGGCGTAATGTGGTGATTGAACAAAGTTGGGGTGCCCCTAAAGTGACTAAGGATGGTGTGACAGTTGCGAAGAGCATTGAATTTAAGGACAAAGTTAAGAATATTGGGGCAAGCCTTGTAAAACAGGTTGCCAATGCTACAAATGAAGTGGCTGGAGATG ggaCTACTTGTGCTACTGTTCTCACCCGTGCAATATTTGCCGAAGGGTGCAAATCAGTAGCAGCAGGTATGAATGCCATGGATCTTAGGCGCGGAATTTCCATGGCGGTTGATGCTGTGGTCACAAACTTGAAAAGCAGAGCGAGAATGATAAGCACATCGGAGGAGATTGCTCAG GTTGGGACAATCTCTGCTAATGGAGAAAGAGAAATAGGTGAGCTGATTGCAAAAGCTATGGAAAAAGTTGGTAAAGAAGGTGTCATTACAATACAA GATGGAAAGACATTGTTCAATGAATTGGAAGTTGTGGAAGGAATGAAGTTGGATAGAGGTTATATTTCTCCATATTTCATAACAAATCAGAAGAACCAGAAATGC GAAATGGATGATGCCCTCATTCTTATTCACGAGAAGAAAATATCAAGTTTAAATGGGATTGTGAAAGTTCTAGAGCTGGCTTTAAAG AGGCAAAGGCCACTACTGATAGTTGCTGAAGATGTGGAAAGTGAGGCACTTGCAACTCTTATACTGAACAAGATTCGTGCAGGACTCAAG GTATGTGCTATTAAAGCTCCTGGTTTTGGGGAGAACAGGAAATCTGGTTTGCAAGATCTTGCTGTTTTAACGGGAGGCCAG GTATTAACTGAAGAACTGGGATTGTACCTCGATGAAGTGAATTTGGATATGCTGGGCTCATGTAAAAAG GTTTCTATATCCAAGGATGACACCGTTATACTTGATGGGGCTGGTGAAAAGAAATTCATAGAAGAAAGATCTGAGCAG ATTAGGTCTGCAATTGAATTGAGTACCTCTGACTATGACAAGGAGAAATTGCAAGAGAGGCTAGCAAAACTTTCTGGTGGTGTAGCCGTTCTTAAG ATCGGAGGAGCCAGTGAAGCAGAGGTTAGTGAGAAAAAAGATAGGGTGACAGATGCTCTAAATGCCACGAAGGCAGCTGTGGAAGAAGGAATTGTGCCTG GTGGTGGGGTTGCTCTACTTTATGCATCGAAGGAATTGGATAAGTTGTCAACTGCAAACTTTGATCAGAAGATTGGTGTTCAAATTATTCAGAATGCATTGAAG ATGCCAGTACATATTATTGCCAAAAATGCCGGAGTAGAAGGTGCTGTCGTCGTTGGTAAATTATTGGAACAAGATAATCCTGATCTTGGATACGATGCAGCTAAAG GTGAATACGTTGACATGGTTAAGGCCGGAGTGATTGATCCGTTAAAAGTTATCAGAACAGCTCTTGTCGACGCTGCGAG CGTCTCTTCTTTAATGACCACCACAGAAGCGATCATCGTTGAACAACCTACTGAGGAGAAGCCATCACCGGCAATGGGTGGCGGCATGGGTGGAATGGGTGGCATGGATTACTAA